In a genomic window of Epinephelus fuscoguttatus linkage group LG23, E.fuscoguttatus.final_Chr_v1:
- the acap1 gene encoding arf-GAP with coiled-coil, ANK repeat and PH domain-containing protein 1, translated as MTVKLDFEECLKDSPRFRAEIEDVQSDVSELETRLEKLVKQCQAMLDAGRAYCQTSKSFVSGLRDLGQQYSGDKMMEECLDKFSKKLAIILDAQGDLIETTQKSVKTKLQNFVKEDCRRFKDVRKEFERGSENLEGALVRNAQAPRGKQHEVEEASNALLNARRAFRAEALDYVLEINVIEAKKKTDILMAMLNLMEAQAQLFQHGHQSLSELDEYRRKLSEEHTQFVLNSAREKRDMEQRHAAIKKKDVSYDDSIMDFNADAANGIAMEGYLYKRASNAFKTWSRRWFSIQKNQLVYQKKFKDQPTVVVEDLRLCTVKPSTENERRFCFEVVSPSKCCLLQADSERQQQAWISAVQNSIASAFQEHREDPHSPRLRCSSVSASSMIGGGGGGGGGGGADQENKGCKALEEVQAIPGNKQCCDCGEPGPDWASINLGITLCIVCSGIHRSLGVHFSKVRSLTLDSWEPELIKLMCELGNTVINRIYEARIDEITIKKPHPSSPRGDKESWIRSKYVEKKFIQKLPETGRNAPLRRSSARRNRAGTQDKTAQRPPLKPKPNRATLPRVTGLSPSDFVQQNNTHKDVEEEEDLSGLHPGALLYRSAALQNFPVMADALAHGADVNWVNVAEESSTPLIQAVSANALAACEFLLQNGANVNQADSNGRGPLHHATILGHTGLVCLFLKRGADYNAKDKNQKDPITIAVEAANADIVTLLRIAKMNKEMREMDGAFGQSGDETYHDIFRDFSHMASNNPEKLKRRSADPKT; from the exons agctgaaatCGAAGATGTCCAAAGCGACGTGAGCGAACTCGAGACGCGATTAGAAAAG CTTGTGAAACAATGCCAGGCCATGCTGGATGCGGGCAGAGCCTACTGCCAGACCAGCAAGAGCTTCGTCAGCGGCCTCCGGGACCTTGGACAGCAGTACTCCGGGGACAAGATGATGGAG GAGTGTTTGGATAAATTTTCCAAAAAGCTTGCAATCATCTTGGACGCACAGGGG GACTTGATCGAGACCACGCAGAAGTCAGTCAAGACGAAGCTGCAGAACTTTGTCAAAGA GGATTGTCGTCGGTTCAAGGACGTGCGCAAGGAGTTTGAGCGCGGCAGCGAAAACCTGGAGGGGGCGCTGGTGAGGAACGCTCAGGCCCCGCGGGGGAAACAACACGAAGTGGAGGAGGCGAGCAATGCTCTGCTCAATGCACGCAGGGCCTTTCGGGCTGAGGCCCTGGATTACGTTCTGGAG ATTAATGTCATCGAGGCCAAGAAGAAGACCGACATCCTGATGGCA ATGCTGAATTTGATGGAGGCCCAGGCCCAGCTCTTCCAACATGGCCACCAGTCTCTCTCAGAACTGGACGAGTATCGACGTAAGCTGAGTGAGGAG CACACTCAGTTTGTCCTAAACTCTGCTCGGGAGAAGAGGGACATGGAGCAAAGACACGCTGCAATCAAGAAAAAG GACGTGTCCTACGATGACTCCATCATGGATTTCAACGCTGACGCAGCTAATGGGATCGCCATGGAGGGATACCTTTACAAGAGAGCCAGCAACGCCTTCAAGACCTGGAGCAG GCGTTGGTTTTCAATTCAAAAGAATCAGCTGGTGTATCAGAAGAAGTTCAAG GACCAGCCTACAGTTGTGGTGGAGGACTTGCGTCTGTGCACGGTGAAGCCCAGCACTGAAAACGAGAGGCGGTTCTGCTTTGAAGTGGTGTCCCCGtcaaa GTGTTGTTTGTTGCAGGCGGACTcagagaggcagcagcaggCGTGGATCAGCGCCGTCCAAAACAGCATCGCCTCAGCCTTTCAGGAGCACAGAGAGGACCCACACAGCCca CGGCTGCGCTGCAGCTCGGTGTCTGCGAGCAGTATGATAGgaggtgggggaggaggaggaggaggtggaggagcggATCAGGAAAACAAGGGCTGCAAGGCGCTGGAGGAGGTCCAGGCCATCCCGGGGAACAAGCAGTGCTGCGACTGCGGGGAGCCTGGTCCCGATTGGGCCTCCATCAACCTGGGCATCACACTTTGCATCGTCTGCTCAGGGatacacag GAGCCTGGGAGTTCATTTCTCCAAAGTGCGCTCACTCACTCTCGACTCCTGGGAGCCAGAGCTCATTAAG TTGATGTGTGAATTAGGAAACACGGTGATCAACAGGATCTACGAGGCCCGGATTGATGAGATCACCATCAAGAAGCCCCACCCCTCCAGTCCCAG AGGAGACAAGGAGTCCTGGATCCGATCAAAGTACGTCGAAAAGAAGTTCATCCAAAAGCTGCCAGAGACTGGCAGGAACGCCCCGCTGAGGCGATCCAGCGCCAGGAGGAACCGAGCGGGCACGCAGGACAAAACTGCGCAACGGCCGCCGCTAAAGCCCAAACCGAACCGGGCCACTCTGCCTCGGGTCACAG gaCTGAGCCCCAGTGACTTTGTCCaacaaaacaatacacacaAAG AtgtggaggaagaagaggatcTGAGCGGACTTCACCCTGGGGCACTGCTCTACCGCTCCGCAGCCCTGCAGAACTTCCCCGTCATGGCCGACGCTTTGGCCCATGGAGCCGACGTCAACTGGGTCAATGTGGCCGAAGAGTCCAGCACACCGCTGATACAGGCTGTCTCAGCG AATGCCCTAGCAGCCTGCGAGTTCCTGCTGCAGAACGGCGCTAATGTCAACCAGGCAGACAGCAACGGGAGAGGACCGCTGCACCACGCCACCATCCTGGGCCACACCGG GTTGGTTTGTCTCTTCTTGAAGCGAGGAGCAGACTACAACGCCAAAGACAAGAACCAGAAAGACCCCATTACCATTGCTGTGGAGGCCGCCAACGCTGACATCGTCACTTT GCTGCGGATCGCCAAAATGAACAAGGAGATGCGGGAGATGGACGGAGCGTTTGGCCAATCAG